Proteins from one Paenibacillus amylolyticus genomic window:
- a CDS encoding (2Fe-2S)-binding protein — protein sequence MSKPLESHWTAVVNGEEKHLEIAQTTRLVDVLRTHLQLTGTKVSCEVGRCGACMVLMDGEPVNSCLIMAYQCNGSDITTIEGLHRDEKGTLHPIQQAFVEEGGFQCGYCTPGMVISTKALLDAHPEPTQEQIETGLCGNLCRCTGYGGIIRAVRKAGESCAIKETSAEETVG from the coding sequence ATGAGTAAGCCACTTGAGAGTCACTGGACAGCCGTTGTAAATGGCGAAGAGAAACATCTGGAGATCGCGCAAACGACCCGACTTGTCGATGTGCTTCGGACTCATTTGCAACTGACAGGTACCAAAGTATCCTGCGAAGTTGGTCGCTGCGGCGCATGTATGGTTCTGATGGATGGAGAGCCTGTGAATTCCTGTCTTATCATGGCTTATCAATGTAATGGCAGTGACATTACAACGATTGAAGGTCTGCACCGGGATGAGAAAGGGACTCTGCATCCGATTCAACAGGCTTTTGTGGAGGAAGGTGGCTTTCAGTGCGGCTACTGTACTCCTGGTATGGTGATCTCAACCAAAGCATTGCTGGATGCACATCCTGAGCCTACACAGGAACAGATTGAAACGGGATTATGCGGGAATCTGTGTCGTTGTACCGGCTATGGTGGCATTATTCGAGCGGTACGCAAGGCAGGAGAAAGCTGTGCGATAAAGGAAACGTCTGCCGAGGAGACTGTTGGTTGA
- a CDS encoding YitT family protein, with product MKYVLFVAGILILTLGISLTIQSDLGTSPFDALLVGLSQHVGLSVGSWEVIIALLLIGCNSLLKLQKPEFLGLFTAFITGVGIDLWLYVAESLITPEVWYSKLMTFGIGLVIISIGTAIYLQTNFAPIPIDRLALILHEITRTPLFVSRTFIYFVFLILAFLLSGPIGLGTLLTVCFAGLLLQFIMAHTKKIIDRLLTDMDISSRTEPEKEHSV from the coding sequence TTGAAATATGTGTTATTTGTCGCAGGAATTCTCATCTTAACGCTTGGCATTTCCCTTACCATCCAATCGGATCTGGGCACCTCACCGTTTGATGCACTTCTGGTGGGGCTTTCCCAACATGTAGGGTTAAGTGTAGGAAGCTGGGAGGTCATCATTGCACTCTTATTAATCGGATGCAATTCGCTTTTGAAGCTGCAAAAACCCGAGTTTCTGGGGCTCTTCACCGCATTCATTACTGGTGTGGGAATTGATCTATGGCTTTATGTAGCTGAATCTTTAATCACGCCCGAAGTTTGGTACAGTAAACTAATGACTTTTGGCATTGGCTTAGTGATCATAAGTATCGGCACGGCCATCTATTTACAGACTAATTTCGCACCCATTCCCATTGACCGCTTAGCGTTAATTCTGCATGAGATCACTAGAACTCCCTTATTTGTATCGAGAACATTCATTTACTTTGTATTTCTGATTCTGGCATTCCTCCTCAGTGGTCCCATCGGGCTTGGAACGTTGTTAACCGTCTGTTTTGCAGGTCTGCTTCTTCAGTTCATCATGGCCCATACGAAAAAGATAATAGATCGCCTGTTAACAGACATGGATATATCATCACGTACTGAGCCTGAAAAAGAACATTCCGTCTAA
- a CDS encoding GNAT family N-acetyltransferase — translation MTIRIERCTSEHVCELQEISYETFNETFKAQNSPENMKAYLEKAFNREQLATELSVADSQFLFIYVNDEIAGYMKVNINDAQSEKMGVESLEIERIYIKKVFQKHGLGKVLLHKAIEMATEHHKTSIWLGVWEKNENAIAFYEKMGFVQTGAHAFYMGDEEQIDFILTKTKL, via the coding sequence ATGACGATTCGTATAGAGAGATGCACCAGTGAACATGTATGTGAATTACAGGAGATCAGTTATGAGACGTTTAATGAAACGTTTAAAGCGCAAAATTCACCGGAAAATATGAAAGCTTATCTGGAGAAGGCGTTTAATCGGGAGCAACTAGCTACGGAACTGTCCGTGGCGGATTCACAATTTCTTTTTATTTATGTCAATGATGAAATTGCAGGGTATATGAAAGTAAATATCAATGATGCGCAATCTGAGAAGATGGGCGTGGAATCCCTTGAGATCGAGCGGATATATATCAAGAAAGTGTTCCAAAAACATGGACTTGGTAAAGTATTGCTCCATAAAGCCATAGAGATGGCAACAGAACATCACAAAACGAGTATCTGGTTAGGGGTGTGGGAGAAAAACGAAAATGCCATCGCCTTTTATGAAAAGATGGGGTTTGTCCAGACAGGAGCCCATGCTTTTTACATGGGAGATGAGGAGCAGATTGATTTCATATTGACCAAAACGAAACTGTAA
- the glpX gene encoding class II fructose-bisphosphatase, translating into MERELALEIVRVTELAALASAPWMGRGDKNSADEAATLAMRAMFDSVSIRGTVVIGEGEMDEAPMLYIGEEVGNAEGPEVDVAVDPLEGTEIVAKGLNNALSVIAVAGKGNLLHAPDMYMEKLAVGPALIGKVSIEDPVEVTLEKAAAALNKNISDLTVMILDRVRHESIIKTLRKVGVRIKFLSDGDVAGAMAPAFPEAGIDLYVGSGGAPEGVLAAAALSCLGGEIQGRLMPANADEFQRCLQMGIDNPYKVLTMQDMIGTEDVIFAATGVTPGEILGGVRYLADDRAETDSIVMRAKTKTIRFIRSQHFLPNKEVLHKVRQLQSTPEPSDRIPNHVKTMEQAEFSQSSVDHGVTTTL; encoded by the coding sequence ATGGAACGCGAACTGGCGTTGGAAATTGTCAGAGTAACAGAATTGGCTGCGTTAGCTTCAGCACCCTGGATGGGACGAGGCGACAAGAACAGTGCAGATGAAGCGGCTACTTTGGCCATGCGCGCCATGTTCGATTCCGTGTCCATTCGCGGCACGGTGGTAATAGGTGAAGGAGAAATGGATGAGGCCCCCATGTTGTACATCGGCGAGGAAGTGGGCAACGCTGAGGGGCCAGAGGTGGACGTGGCTGTAGACCCGCTCGAAGGTACAGAGATCGTGGCCAAAGGACTAAACAACGCTCTATCGGTTATTGCAGTGGCGGGGAAAGGTAACCTGCTCCACGCACCGGACATGTATATGGAGAAACTGGCGGTAGGCCCTGCGCTTATAGGCAAAGTCAGCATTGAAGATCCGGTTGAAGTCACACTGGAGAAAGCCGCTGCAGCATTGAATAAAAACATCTCGGATCTGACGGTGATGATTCTGGATCGTGTGCGCCATGAGAGCATAATCAAGACACTGCGCAAAGTCGGCGTGCGGATCAAGTTCCTCAGTGACGGTGATGTGGCGGGTGCAATGGCACCGGCCTTCCCGGAGGCAGGCATTGATCTGTATGTCGGATCTGGAGGAGCACCGGAAGGTGTGCTGGCTGCCGCAGCGCTATCTTGCCTTGGAGGCGAAATTCAGGGGCGCCTGATGCCTGCCAATGCGGACGAGTTCCAGCGCTGCCTGCAGATGGGGATAGATAATCCATATAAAGTGTTAACGATGCAGGATATGATCGGCACGGAGGACGTCATTTTTGCAGCAACAGGTGTGACGCCAGGTGAGATTCTGGGAGGGGTACGGTATCTTGCGGATGATCGCGCCGAGACGGATTCGATTGTCATGCGTGCCAAAACCAAAACCATTCGATTCATTCGCTCCCAACACTTCCTGCCTAACAAGGAAGTACTGCACAAAGTAAGACAGCTGCAATCCACGCCAGAACCATCGGACCGCATTCCGAATCATGTGAAAACGATGGAACAGGCTGAGTTTAGTCAGTCCTCCGTTGATCATGGCGTTACCACCACGTTGTGA
- a CDS encoding LacI family DNA-binding transcriptional regulator yields MASRKEVADLAGVSEATVSRVHNGVGPIKEETRRKVLEASEQLGYVPSALARSFARSKSGNLGVVLPYVPKAHLFSAYFFSEMLSGIGSKARDNGMDLLVMFRTPGEVMNYTDLFRRQKVDACIILGARDEHEELAAMQQLHQEGHPFCVMNQHFAGQSFTEVDADHVEGSRLAIRHLTDQGYRQIAFLNGPDSYSNSQERMEGVRLGLQEAGMELDPSLLLEGNYSRRSGIEAAAIVADRLHEIDAVFAANDRMAIGVMHGLRERGIRVEDFPAFVGYDDSDAAEMAVPPLSSVRVPFFEMGELAASKLMHGSVGIAHKENHAVVTLTESARALLPTELIIRASSIRQ; encoded by the coding sequence ATGGCATCTCGTAAAGAAGTGGCTGATCTTGCGGGTGTTTCCGAGGCAACGGTCTCCCGGGTGCATAATGGGGTAGGTCCTATTAAGGAAGAGACACGCCGCAAGGTTCTTGAAGCTTCCGAACAGTTAGGCTATGTGCCCAGTGCTCTTGCTCGCAGTTTTGCCAGAAGTAAAAGCGGGAACCTTGGCGTAGTGTTGCCTTATGTTCCGAAGGCGCATCTGTTCTCGGCGTATTTTTTCTCGGAAATGCTGAGTGGGATTGGAAGCAAAGCCAGAGACAATGGCATGGACCTGTTGGTTATGTTCCGGACACCTGGTGAAGTGATGAATTATACGGATCTGTTCCGGCGTCAGAAAGTGGACGCTTGTATTATCCTTGGTGCCAGAGATGAACATGAAGAACTGGCAGCCATGCAGCAGCTTCACCAGGAAGGACACCCTTTCTGTGTCATGAATCAGCATTTTGCGGGCCAATCGTTCACGGAAGTGGATGCGGATCATGTGGAAGGAAGCAGGCTTGCCATACGCCATCTTACGGATCAGGGGTATCGGCAAATCGCTTTTCTCAATGGTCCAGACAGCTATTCCAACAGCCAGGAACGAATGGAAGGTGTCCGTCTTGGTCTGCAAGAAGCCGGTATGGAGCTGGACCCGAGTCTGTTGCTTGAGGGGAATTATAGTAGACGAAGTGGCATCGAGGCGGCAGCGATTGTAGCAGATCGGCTACATGAGATTGATGCTGTATTTGCGGCCAATGACCGGATGGCCATTGGTGTCATGCATGGTTTGCGTGAGCGCGGAATCCGGGTGGAGGATTTCCCGGCATTTGTGGGTTATGACGACTCCGATGCCGCCGAGATGGCGGTTCCGCCGCTGAGCAGTGTGAGGGTTCCATTTTTTGAGATGGGTGAACTTGCAGCATCAAAGCTCATGCATGGGTCCGTGGGTATCGCGCATAAAGAGAATCACGCAGTTGTGACGCTAACCGAATCAGCGAGAGCGTTGTTGCCTACCGAACTGATCATCCGTGCTTCTTCTATCCGTCAATAA
- a CDS encoding ThuA domain-containing protein produces MSKALIVWGGWDGHEPEQVAAIFERILKEEQFEVEVSNTLESYADAEKLLGLDLIVPLWTMGQIEQELVNNVSAAVQSGVGLAGLHGGMCDAFRNNVDWQFMTGGQWVAHPGNDGVEYMVNMKRGSSPLLDHIEDFQVKSEQYYLHVDPAVEVLATTRFPVVSGPHAANGPVDMPVVWTKRWGAGRVFYNSLGHHADIVDMKPVTEMMRSGFKWTAAGKELAKSRVSAVTEVYTGMADNQN; encoded by the coding sequence ATGAGTAAAGCACTAATTGTATGGGGCGGCTGGGATGGACATGAACCGGAGCAGGTAGCGGCGATTTTTGAACGCATTTTGAAGGAGGAGCAGTTCGAGGTTGAAGTCTCGAATACGTTGGAGTCTTATGCGGATGCAGAGAAGCTGCTGGGTCTGGATCTGATCGTACCCTTGTGGACAATGGGGCAGATTGAGCAGGAGCTGGTCAATAATGTGTCAGCGGCTGTTCAGAGCGGTGTGGGCTTGGCTGGTCTTCATGGCGGGATGTGTGATGCGTTCCGTAATAACGTGGACTGGCAGTTTATGACGGGTGGACAATGGGTTGCCCATCCAGGTAACGATGGCGTGGAGTACATGGTGAACATGAAGCGTGGCTCCAGCCCGTTATTGGATCATATTGAAGATTTTCAGGTGAAAAGCGAACAGTACTACCTGCACGTAGACCCGGCCGTGGAAGTGTTGGCCACAACTCGTTTTCCAGTGGTAAGTGGTCCGCATGCAGCGAATGGACCGGTAGATATGCCGGTTGTCTGGACGAAACGATGGGGCGCAGGACGGGTATTTTACAACTCACTGGGACACCATGCAGACATTGTAGACATGAAACCTGTGACTGAAATGATGCGCAGTGGTTTCAAATGGACAGCAGCAGGCAAGGAACTTGCCAAGAGTCGAGTAAGTGCCGTAACGGAAGTGTACACAGGCATGGCGGACAACCAAAACTAA
- a CDS encoding radical SAM protein: protein MKTNLTYKVPKTLMNKGTGFLHGYTHTLNPYTGCAFGCSYCYVRQMPVSLFRQEEWGSWVDVKQEASRVFAKELQRALAKGKVTLFMSSSTDPYQPAEYKECITRSLLEIMVQHPPDFVLVQTRSPLVTRDIDLLQQLGDRVRVSMTVETDLDDMRKHFSPAAPPIAGRLRALAQLRDAGIPTQVAIAPVLPSSEQFAAILRPLVQRVCIDDYFMGDGSEGKRTRRLGMESLYQQVGMEHWYRPDAYQTVVQRMKDHFAEDEIWISQAGFEP from the coding sequence ATGAAGACCAACTTAACTTACAAAGTACCCAAAACGTTAATGAACAAAGGAACCGGTTTCCTTCATGGCTATACACATACGCTGAATCCTTACACAGGCTGCGCCTTCGGTTGTTCCTATTGTTATGTCAGACAGATGCCTGTCTCCTTATTTCGCCAAGAGGAATGGGGGAGCTGGGTGGATGTGAAACAAGAGGCTTCCCGAGTGTTCGCCAAAGAATTGCAGCGTGCCCTGGCGAAAGGAAAAGTCACTCTGTTTATGTCATCCAGTACCGATCCATATCAACCCGCTGAATACAAGGAGTGTATCACACGTTCATTGCTTGAAATCATGGTGCAGCATCCACCCGATTTTGTACTCGTCCAAACCCGCAGTCCACTCGTTACCCGCGATATAGATCTGTTACAGCAGTTAGGTGACCGGGTTCGGGTCAGTATGACTGTAGAGACGGATTTGGACGATATGCGCAAGCATTTCAGTCCTGCCGCTCCCCCGATTGCAGGCCGCTTACGTGCACTTGCACAGTTGCGGGATGCCGGAATACCCACACAGGTTGCGATTGCTCCCGTATTACCCAGCAGTGAACAGTTTGCTGCCATCTTGAGACCTCTGGTTCAGCGTGTATGCATTGACGATTATTTCATGGGGGATGGCAGTGAGGGCAAGCGCACCCGTCGACTCGGTATGGAATCGTTATACCAGCAAGTGGGGATGGAGCACTGGTATCGTCCAGATGCGTATCAGACTGTGGTTCAGCGGATGAAGGACCATTTTGCCGAGGATGAGATCTGGATCAGTCAGGCGGGATTTGAGCCTTAA
- a CDS encoding bifunctional transcriptional activator/DNA repair enzyme AdaA — protein sequence MESPDQDRIQPESIDEKYWHAIIHNDSSYDGTFFYGVQTTGIFCRPSCKSRAPKAENVLIFQHVEEALARKFRPCKRCKPTGERVPDQEWIYGITDYIEHHYAEPLNLDILATVSHGNPYHLHRVFKRITGRTPVQYIQDKRITEARKLLEHTRLNVTDIARHVGIPNSAYFITVFRKHTGLTPAHYRERHDNS from the coding sequence ATGGAAAGCCCAGATCAAGATCGTATACAACCCGAATCGATAGATGAAAAATACTGGCATGCCATCATCCACAACGATAGTTCTTATGATGGAACGTTCTTTTATGGCGTGCAGACAACGGGCATTTTCTGTCGGCCTTCCTGCAAGTCCAGAGCACCCAAAGCTGAAAATGTGCTGATATTTCAACATGTTGAAGAAGCTTTGGCGCGAAAGTTCAGACCCTGCAAACGCTGCAAACCAACAGGCGAGCGGGTACCTGACCAGGAATGGATATACGGGATCACGGATTACATCGAACATCATTACGCCGAACCTCTGAACCTGGATATCCTTGCCACTGTAAGTCACGGCAACCCTTATCATCTGCATCGTGTGTTCAAGCGGATTACAGGCCGTACACCGGTTCAATATATACAGGATAAACGAATCACCGAAGCCCGGAAGTTGCTTGAACATACGCGACTTAACGTCACCGATATTGCACGTCATGTCGGTATACCCAACTCCGCTTATTTCATTACTGTATTTCGCAAACATACAGGTCTCACACCTGCACATTACCGGGAAAGGCATGACAACTCATGA
- a CDS encoding Gfo/Idh/MocA family oxidoreductase encodes MVRFGVVGTNWITERLLEAAAKVEGFQLTAVYSRTEDKANAFADKYDVEHRFTNLEEMAASDVIDAVYIATPNTVHAEQAEIFLRNGKHVLCEKPLAANSAEVRSMIDTAREHEVLLMEAMKSTLVPQFKMVQENLHKIGPVRKYVAGYSQYSSRYDKYKEGIILNAFKPELANGALMDLGVYCLYPLITLFGAPNRVQSQAMMLESGVDGQGSVLLDYDGMDAVVTYSKISNSHLPSEIMGELGSIIIDKIGSPEHAEIRYNDGTVEQLTVEQNHPAMYYEVEEFVNLVQEGQKESSMNTHEHSYVTMQVMDQIRKQIGLVFPND; translated from the coding sequence ATGGTTCGTTTTGGCGTAGTGGGTACCAACTGGATTACAGAAAGACTTCTTGAAGCCGCAGCGAAGGTTGAAGGATTCCAATTGACTGCCGTGTATTCAAGAACTGAAGATAAGGCTAATGCATTTGCAGATAAATATGATGTTGAACACCGCTTCACCAATCTGGAAGAGATGGCCGCAAGTGATGTGATTGATGCAGTCTACATCGCGACACCGAATACCGTTCATGCGGAGCAAGCTGAGATTTTTCTGAGAAACGGCAAACATGTATTGTGCGAGAAACCTCTGGCTGCGAATAGCGCCGAAGTTCGGAGTATGATCGATACTGCACGAGAACATGAGGTTCTGCTCATGGAAGCGATGAAATCTACCCTTGTTCCCCAGTTCAAGATGGTGCAGGAAAACCTGCATAAAATCGGTCCTGTCCGCAAATACGTCGCAGGATATTCCCAGTATTCTTCGCGTTATGATAAGTATAAAGAGGGAATCATCCTGAACGCGTTCAAGCCTGAACTTGCTAATGGGGCGTTAATGGATCTCGGTGTGTATTGTCTCTACCCATTGATTACATTGTTTGGTGCACCTAACCGGGTTCAGTCCCAAGCGATGATGCTGGAATCTGGCGTGGATGGACAGGGTAGTGTACTGCTGGATTATGATGGGATGGATGCGGTCGTTACATACTCCAAAATCTCCAACTCTCATCTACCAAGCGAGATTATGGGCGAACTGGGCAGCATCATCATTGACAAGATCGGTTCACCGGAACATGCAGAGATACGATACAATGACGGTACGGTGGAGCAGCTCACAGTCGAACAAAACCATCCGGCGATGTATTATGAAGTGGAGGAGTTCGTGAATCTGGTTCAGGAAGGCCAAAAGGAGTCCAGTATGAACACGCATGAACACTCTTATGTGACGATGCAGGTGATGGATCAGATTCGGAAGCAGATTGGGCTTGTGTTCCCTAACGATTGA
- a CDS encoding SAM-dependent methyltransferase, with the protein MRRDELKNSREDNRSNNSGGLELTQIVFLGRTFEEYMKMFNLTVEDLKGKSILDCPGGACSFSSQARKWGADAMTADIAYQYEINELELKGFQDIEHTMKQMEPVQGVYVWDQFGSIQGLKEERTRAITDCIADMRMFPDRYVAAVLPVLPFADEQFDLTLSAHFLFTYADRLDVDFHVATVMELLRVSKREVRIFPTVDLSGERYEHMDALKLILEEHGCTVSEEPTSYEFQRNAHTMLQIVKHHGTR; encoded by the coding sequence ATGAGAAGAGATGAGCTTAAGAACAGCAGAGAAGATAACCGCTCCAATAATTCTGGTGGTTTGGAGCTGACACAGATTGTTTTTCTAGGAAGAACCTTCGAGGAATATATGAAGATGTTCAACTTAACGGTGGAGGATCTTAAAGGCAAGTCGATTCTGGATTGTCCAGGTGGAGCATGTTCATTCAGTAGCCAGGCGCGCAAGTGGGGTGCAGATGCCATGACCGCGGACATTGCCTATCAATACGAGATTAACGAGCTTGAACTAAAGGGGTTCCAAGACATTGAGCATACGATGAAACAGATGGAACCAGTACAAGGGGTCTATGTGTGGGATCAATTTGGATCCATCCAGGGGTTAAAGGAAGAGCGAACGCGTGCCATCACAGATTGCATCGCAGATATGAGAATGTTCCCTGACCGTTATGTGGCGGCTGTGCTCCCGGTTCTTCCTTTTGCCGATGAACAATTCGATCTGACTTTATCCGCCCATTTCCTGTTTACGTACGCGGACCGATTGGACGTTGATTTTCATGTTGCAACCGTAATGGAGCTGCTGCGTGTGAGCAAACGAGAGGTTCGCATTTTCCCAACAGTGGATCTGTCTGGCGAACGTTACGAGCATATGGATGCATTAAAATTAATACTTGAAGAGCATGGGTGCACGGTATCCGAAGAACCAACGTCATATGAGTTTCAACGGAATGCACACACCATGCTTCAAATTGTTAAACATCATGGAACTAGATAG
- a CDS encoding NAD-dependent dehydratase, with amino-acid sequence MNKVLILGGTRFLANVWWITCCGKGSLQITVATRGKTDVDFGPEVNRIKMDREDPESLTEVAQTDMWDVVYDNICYSPDAAKAACEAFAGRTKRYVLTSTLSVYGDPRPGFKETDFDPYTYPLQYGSAEDFSYGEGKRLAEAVFFQEADFPVAAMRIPIVLGIDDYTRRLHFHIEHVQKGKPIGMPNPDAEIGFINSTEAARFLAWLGHSSITGPVNAASKGSITLSAMIHLIETVTGMQSQILTETVKEDMSPFGVEQSWTMVTTKAEQAGYTFEPLMDWFPGLVREVALALQSER; translated from the coding sequence ATGAATAAAGTCCTTATACTTGGGGGTACACGTTTTTTGGCAAACGTCTGGTGGATCACTTGCTGTGGGAAGGGAAGTCTTCAGATTACTGTTGCAACTCGCGGTAAAACGGATGTCGACTTCGGACCCGAAGTGAACCGGATCAAGATGGATCGTGAAGACCCGGAATCTCTGACAGAGGTTGCACAGACAGACATGTGGGATGTCGTGTACGACAATATCTGTTATTCCCCGGATGCAGCGAAAGCCGCATGTGAAGCTTTTGCAGGACGCACCAAAAGGTACGTTTTGACATCGACACTCTCGGTGTACGGTGATCCCAGACCTGGATTCAAGGAAACGGATTTTGACCCGTACACATATCCATTACAGTATGGGAGTGCGGAGGATTTTTCGTATGGAGAAGGCAAACGGCTTGCGGAGGCTGTATTTTTCCAGGAAGCGGATTTCCCGGTTGCGGCCATGCGCATTCCCATTGTACTCGGGATTGATGATTATACGAGAAGACTTCATTTCCATATTGAACATGTGCAAAAAGGAAAACCGATCGGCATGCCAAATCCGGACGCAGAGATTGGATTTATCAATTCCACCGAAGCGGCAAGATTCCTCGCCTGGCTTGGACATTCGTCCATTACCGGTCCGGTGAATGCAGCTTCCAAGGGTTCGATTACGCTGTCAGCCATGATACATCTGATCGAGACGGTCACGGGCATGCAGTCCCAGATTCTCACGGAAACGGTGAAAGAAGACATGTCCCCGTTCGGCGTTGAGCAATCATGGACGATGGTGACGACCAAGGCAGAACAAGCTGGATACACGTTCGAACCTCTGATGGACTGGTTCCCGGGACTTGTGCGTGAGGTCGCTCTCGCATTACAGTCGGAGCGGTAG
- a CDS encoding LacI family DNA-binding transcriptional regulator, with the protein MITIYDIAKKANVSAMTVSKVINHTGRISSATRERVQQVIDELGYIPNSNARSLVLQRTQMLSLLITDITNPFYTTLARGAEDAAHLRGYRLLFGNSDEDYNKEKDYVEAILSTRVDGVLFAPAGDRSLPHLKQLQERHIPFVFLDRTVPGITSDIIAGDSREGAIELIRYLVQLGHRRIALVNGSSEVSTARLREEGYMEGLREAGADLNPELVLRTGYRDFSDVEGLDRLLSQPEQPTAIFAANNMLAIGVIRLLRKRGLRVPEDISVVCFDDLDLASAFDPFLTVAAQPAYDFGFRGVQMLIDRIEGKAPSEAQTVILPSELCIRASASAPRDQN; encoded by the coding sequence ATGATTACCATTTACGATATTGCCAAAAAAGCCAACGTCTCCGCCATGACGGTCTCCAAGGTCATTAATCATACAGGCCGCATCAGTTCCGCGACACGTGAACGTGTGCAACAGGTGATCGACGAGTTGGGCTACATCCCAAACTCCAATGCGCGCAGTCTAGTGCTTCAACGAACCCAGATGCTCTCCCTGCTGATTACGGATATTACCAACCCTTTTTATACAACATTGGCCCGTGGTGCTGAAGATGCAGCCCATCTTCGCGGGTATCGGCTTTTATTCGGCAATAGTGACGAGGATTACAACAAGGAAAAGGATTACGTGGAGGCCATTCTGTCCACTCGCGTGGATGGTGTACTCTTTGCCCCGGCGGGAGATCGGTCTCTGCCTCATCTGAAACAGTTGCAGGAACGTCACATTCCGTTTGTCTTTCTCGATCGCACCGTACCTGGCATTACGTCAGATATCATTGCCGGAGATAGCCGCGAAGGTGCAATTGAGCTGATCCGTTATCTGGTGCAATTGGGACACCGGCGCATTGCACTGGTTAATGGTTCTTCCGAGGTTTCCACCGCCAGGCTGCGGGAGGAAGGTTATATGGAGGGGTTGCGTGAAGCCGGGGCGGATCTCAATCCCGAGCTTGTACTTCGGACCGGATACCGGGATTTCAGCGATGTAGAGGGACTGGATCGATTACTCTCTCAACCGGAGCAGCCAACCGCCATTTTTGCAGCCAACAACATGCTGGCGATTGGGGTCATCCGGCTTTTGCGCAAACGTGGACTACGTGTGCCAGAAGACATCTCCGTCGTGTGCTTCGACGATCTGGACCTGGCATCTGCCTTTGATCCTTTCCTGACCGTAGCAGCACAACCCGCATACGATTTTGGGTTTCGGGGCGTACAGATGCTGATCGACCGGATTGAGGGAAAAGCCCCTTCCGAAGCCCAAACCGTCATTCTGCCATCAGAACTGTGCATACGTGCTTCTGCCTCTGCCCCACGAGATCAAAATTGA